Proteins from a single region of Pyrus communis chromosome 6, drPyrComm1.1, whole genome shotgun sequence:
- the LOC137736026 gene encoding uncharacterized protein, whose amino-acid sequence MADEALRRDMTNISKSPFVDEIEQYSSYRSIKKKSDHLFNIKKNPKKSLRDYVKRFKAEKAKIIGYDDSIANAVFQKGLPANHPLFREMIMKEDLTLADAFALAEKHALWDEALRAEKAPEQPQKESTAAQKKEDRKSPSKGPSHTTDVCYTWKNYLEKLVKEGKVDRYLDKPDAQPKRNANKEEEPPTKMIRINGIFAESEHLGATNNSKKRNLQQALLISQVQAVNTQPRPIIGFTKQDKEGVDFPHDDALVVSIQLAHAIVDRMMVDNGSAVNLLQLLVIQKMDLESTIIRQAEVLTGFNRHTLTAIGHNTLDMKT is encoded by the exons ATGGCTGATGAAGCGCTAAGGCGAGatatgaccaacataagcaagtCACCTTTCGTGGATGAGATTGAGCAG tACTCATCTTACCGctcgatcaagaaaaagtcCGATCACTTGTTCAACATAAAGAAAAACCCAAAGAAGTCACTCCGCGACTacgtgaagaggttcaaagcagagaaggcgAAGATAATCGGATATGATGACTCAATAGCAAATGCAGTCTTCCAAAAAGGACTCCCAGCAAACCACCCACTGTTCAGAGaaatgatcatgaaagaagaccTAACTTTAGCAGATGCCTTCGCCCTAGCAGAGaaacatgcactttgggacgaggctcTGCGAGCAGAAAAGGCACCAGAGCAGCCTCAAAAAGAGTCGACAGCTGCTCAGAAGAAGGAGGATAGGAAGTCGCCTAGCAAGG GTCCCAGTCACACAACCGACGTTTGCTAcacttggaagaactacctagaGAAGCTCGTGAAAGAAGGCAAAGTCGATAGATACTTGGACAAGCCGGATGCGCAGCCAAAGAGGAATGCAAACAAGGAAGAGGAGCCTCCAACCAAGATGATTCGAATCAATGGCATTTTCGCCGAATCCGAACACTTGGGGGCCACCAATAACTCCAAAAAGAGGAACCTCCAGCAGGCTTTACTAATCTCACAAGTCCAAGCAGTCAATACCCAACCTAGACCTATTATTGGCTTCACTAAGCAGGATAAAGAAGGCGTCGATTTCCCGCATGATGATGCACTAGTAGTATCTATCCAACTAGCCCATGCTATAGTTGATAGAATGATGGTTGACAATGGAAGTGCAGTCAACCTACTACAACTCTTAGTTATTCAAAAGATGGACCTGGAAAGCACAATCATACGCCAAGCGGAGGTACTTACCGGATTCAACAGACACACCTTAACTGCCATCGGCCACAACACACTTGACATGAAAACATAG
- the LOC137736457 gene encoding beta-1,3-galactosyltransferase pvg3 encodes MKTSRPDRRRFIIYSFFFICFLCALASINEVRFDSLLKFGCSALSNINAPNSTSTANVLLAQNSSSDDEIRILFGILTLPDQYHRRHFLRMIYGTQTPVGATVDVKFVFCNLTKEDQKVLVALEILRYDDIIILNCKENMNKGKTYTYFSSLPEMFNDTKGPNRPYHYVMKTDDDAYFRLQSLVDSLKPLPRQDLYYGYVIPCPSMDPFVHYMSGMGYLISWDIVEWIRESDIPKNHLEGPEDKIFGDWIREGHRAKNRYNAKWSMYNFPEPPTRCTHELWPDTIAVHLLKNQEKWITTLKYFNVTDNLKPSKLYHIP; translated from the coding sequence ATGAAGACCTCAAGGCCGGACCGGCGTCGTTTCATCATttattccttcttcttcatttgtttcCTCTGTGCCCTAGCTTCCATCAACGAGGTTCGATTTGATAGTCTTTTGAAATTCGGTTGCTCTGCTCTTTCCAACATCAACGCTCCCAACAGTACTTCAACAGCAAATGTTTTGCTCGCCCAGAACTCTTCCTCGGACGATGAGATTCGTATACTTTTCGGCATTCTAACACTTCCTGACCAATACCACCGCCGCCACTTCCTGCGTATGATCTACGGCACGCAAACTCCGGTAGGGGCAACAGTGGACGTGAAGTTTGTGTTCTGCAACCTCACGAAGGAAGACCAGAAAGTACTTGTGGCATTAGAAATATTGCGTTACGATGACATTATCATTCTCAATTGCAAAGAGAATATGAACAAGGGTAAGACTTACACCTATTTTTCGAGCTTGCCAGAGATGTTCAACGATACGAAGGGGCCAAATCGGCCTTACCATTATGTAATGAAAACAGACGATGATGCGTATTTTAGGCTGCAAAGCTTGGTGGACTCGTTGAAGCCATTACCAAGACAGGACTTGTACTATGGTTATGTTATTCCATGCCCAAGTATGGATCCATTTGTGCATTACATGTCTGGAATGGGGTATTTGATTTCTTGGGACATAGTGGAGTGGATTAGAGAGTCCGACATCCCCAAGAACCATTTGGAAGGGCCGGAGGATAAAATTTTCGGGGATTGGATTAGAGAAGGGCATCGCGCGAAAAACAGGTACAATGCTAAGTGGTCTATGTACAATTTTCCGGAGCCGCCCACAAGATGCACACATGAGCTTTGGCCAGACACGATCGCAGTTCATTtgttgaagaatcaagaaaaatGGATTACGACGTTGAAGTATTTCAACGTCACTGATAATCTCAAGCCTTCGAAATTGTACCATATACCTTAA